A genomic segment from Candidatus Thermoplasmatota archaeon encodes:
- a CDS encoding type II toxin-antitoxin system RelE/ParE family toxin — translation MPFRVEFTELAAEKFRKLDKEVRERIVRKLREVAANPRRSVSPLRGIGAFKIRVVDHRLIADIDWGEEVVYVLTLGHRSTIYRQ, via the coding sequence TTGCCCTTTCGGGTCGAGTTCACCGAGCTGGCCGCGGAGAAGTTCCGTAAGCTGGACAAGGAAGTCCGGGAGCGCATAGTCAGGAAGCTGCGCGAGGTGGCCGCAAACCCGAGGCGGAGCGTGTCACCTCTTCGAGGCATCGGCGCGTTCAAGATCAGGGTGGTGGACCACCGCCTGATAGCGGACATCGACTGGGGAGAGGAGGTCGTGTACGTGCTCACTCTGGGCCATAGGAGCACAATCTACCGCCAGTAG
- a CDS encoding ribbon-helix-helix domain-containing protein, whose protein sequence is MKTISLKVSPEQDKLISATAVRRGFPSKSEFIRYAIARSLEEELSVETLEEIFEARRQVRQRKTVPLSGLEGK, encoded by the coding sequence ATGAAGACAATCAGCCTGAAGGTCTCTCCCGAACAGGACAAGCTCATCTCCGCGACAGCGGTCAGGAGAGGATTCCCTTCGAAGTCCGAGTTCATACGATATGCGATCGCGAGGTCCCTGGAGGAGGAGCTCAGCGTGGAAACCCTGGAAGAGATCTTCGAGGCCCGCAGGCAGGTGCGGCAGCGGAAGACGGTCCCATTGAGCGGGCTAGAGGGAAAGTGA
- a CDS encoding nucleotidyl transferase AbiEii/AbiGii toxin family protein gives MKDFFEMLNTLGKPKRSDIIEKDFHLHRLLHMISQDDYLSGSLTFKGGTCLVKAYLGFYRFSEDIDFTWQSDDLWKGRTVAETRRLCSEEITTLAGHFRVMADTLGMNFSGDKTIAGEVHISSGGRMVLFFIGYQSEILNMPSSIKVEINFVDKTLYPFKDRELRSYVENVESEELEFLYEKLWNEYNTEIQLGCYDPREIYVEKCRASLTRMAYKLRDVIDILFMEEEFGYSVNEYKEQIEEKVRFMLELYERYRENIELMRFPPADILGSEEMKLFLIEPPKDLGLEVLRIHSELDDIRKELTA, from the coding sequence ATGAAGGACTTCTTTGAAATGCTGAACACGCTGGGAAAGCCCAAAAGGAGCGACATAATCGAGAAGGACTTTCACCTCCACAGATTACTGCATATGATATCCCAAGACGATTACCTCAGTGGAAGTCTCACCTTCAAGGGGGGAACATGCCTCGTCAAGGCCTACCTGGGGTTCTATCGCTTCTCAGAGGATATCGACTTCACCTGGCAGAGTGATGACCTCTGGAAGGGCAGGACCGTGGCCGAAACGAGAAGGCTTTGCTCCGAGGAAATCACCACCCTTGCGGGGCATTTCAGGGTCATGGCCGACACCCTCGGAATGAACTTCAGTGGCGACAAGACCATAGCAGGCGAGGTTCACATCAGCAGCGGTGGCAGGATGGTACTCTTCTTCATCGGCTACCAATCAGAGATTTTGAACATGCCCAGCAGCATCAAGGTGGAGATCAACTTCGTGGACAAGACTCTCTATCCGTTCAAAGACAGGGAATTGAGAAGCTATGTGGAGAACGTAGAATCGGAGGAACTGGAGTTTCTCTATGAGAAGCTCTGGAACGAGTACAATACAGAAATACAACTTGGCTGCTACGATCCCAGAGAGATATATGTGGAGAAGTGTAGGGCGTCATTGACCAGGATGGCATACAAGCTTCGGGATGTGATAGACATACTCTTCATGGAAGAGGAATTTGGCTACTCTGTCAATGAATACAAGGAGCAGATCGAAGAGAAGGTCAGATTCATGCTCGAGCTGTACGAACGATACAGGGAGAACATAGAGTTGATGCGGTTTCCACCTGCAGACATCCTGGGTTCGGAGGAAATGAAGCTGTTTCTGATCGAGCCACCGAAGGACTTGGGTCTTGAGGTTCTTCGGATACACAGCGAATTGGATGACATCCGAAAGGAACTGACGGCTTAA